The Altererythrobacter sp. CAU 1644 genome has a window encoding:
- the bufA2 gene encoding BufA2 family periplasmic bufferin-type metallophore: MNIDSRKATFAALAGAIALSSAAAFAAEAPAGSKGGAINSDDKVHCYGVHSCKGQADCATTENACKGQNECKGHGFKAMKAGECLTAGGTIGDLG, translated from the coding sequence ATGAACATCGATTCCCGCAAGGCCACTTTCGCAGCGCTCGCAGGTGCAATCGCGCTGTCTTCGGCAGCAGCCTTTGCCGCCGAAGCCCCCGCCGGAAGCAAGGGCGGCGCGATCAACAGCGACGACAAGGTTCATTGTTATGGCGTTCACAGCTGCAAGGGCCAGGCTGACTGCGCCACCACCGAGAACGCCTGCAAGGGCCAGAACGAATGCAAGGGCCACGGCTTCAAGGCCATGAAGGCTGGCGAATGCCTGACCGCAGGCGGAACGATCGGCGATCTGGGCTGA